The Gossypium arboreum isolate Shixiya-1 chromosome 2, ASM2569848v2, whole genome shotgun sequence region aattcatatatttcatttcagcatatatactttgcatttaattaaaattaagtacatctatttggttataaacttacctcggacaatgtaAAACGGAACGAGACAGCTAGTCAACAACTTTCGTTTCcccctgatccaaatctgatttctttggttcttgatctaaacatattcaaattaagctcattaaaacatattttcattcaatttagtccaaaaacacataaatgggaaaattaccattttacccctaacatttacactttttacaatttagtccctattgcacaaaacacaaaacatgcaaaatttcaaCACACCTATGTTAGGCCAAATCATAcccatattcatacaagtccatatatttcatttatttcacattttagtctctcaaattattatttttacaatttagtcataattactcaaaatcatcaaaaactccaatacaaaacatgttaatctaaaacatatctttcatatttcatcatcaaacaacaaaaaaaacaagatttcaacaatggcataactcaaaatattcaccaaaatcaaaatttcaagcatgggtttactagtactcgaagcaacgatatcaaaaacgtaaaaattatcaaaatctaAGCTAAACACGTACCGGATTGAGCTTAGAAATGGCTGAACcctagtttcttttctttttctttcttttttaagttTCAATGGATAAAGATGATAATATAAaccatattataaattttatgttttatgatatatatgttttaagcatttttacaattttaaccttttaaattaaattaatgaaCCATATTTATCATGCCCATTACCGTCCCCCTATAAAACCAATCgtataattgcattataaatgcctccactaataaagacaacaacaattaatcactttcacatttaaccaccaaatttttattttacgcgattaagtccttttatttaatcggacactcaaacaataaaattaaagtataaaaatttcacacataataaacacagaaaataatttttaaatattttttgactcagattcatggtctcgaAGCCACTGTTCCGAcaagggtctaaattgggctgttacacctCCCTTGGTTACGATCCTCAGACTACTTCCATAGTGTTTCTTTGAAAAacaaaactatattacaatttgacatgTACACGTACAAACACCACACTATAATTCCATATTCAATTGCACTTTCCTAAGCCTCGACACACGTACATTGAGGCACGGTCAAATTGCACCGTAGTGTCACGAATGTCACGAGTAACATGAACAtcacaaatttatttaattaattacgaAACCTTAATTCTTATCAAGATTGCACTTTGTATTTTATTATATTCACAAAATAAATATGTTACATGATTCTATCACTTATTCTTGATTATTTAATTCTCCCCACGATTACACTATACTCCTAAATATTCAGTTATCACATGTTAATTTTACTTCATACATTATTATAACAAAATTAATTCATGATTTCTTTACATGAATAATTTTCATTAATTCACATTTAACCATTAATATACACTTGTCATGCATTTTAATAACCATTCCTTGATTCAGCACTAGATTATGCTTTAACATCATTTAATATTACGTAATTTATTAATTTCTTCAATCAATAGTTGTTACACTTAACTCTATTCACAATAATACCTATTTTCCATAATTCAATGtacttttatatttaaattttcacATCTATTATCACTTCACTATTTTATTCACTTAGGtgtcaattttcacaatttctaCACTTTACAGAATGAGATTACAAGTTTGTCCAAGTcgcggatttgacttagggctctaaaCGAAGAGAGGAAGACTTAGAGTTTGGCTCAACCTAAAATGCAAACAATCCAAGTTAAAATTGAAAGAGCATTAACAAAATCAAGTATTAAAAGTACAAGAAGTCTAAATTAAGAATAAAGGTTCTTGAAGGAATCCAAGTTGGTTAAGGAAACCCATATTCTTGATGAATTTCAAACAAAATCTGGCTGCCAAGTATGTGAAAACAAATGGTTAAAACATATTTGAAGAATAGAAATAAAATCGAAAGAAATCACAATAAAGATTAAAGAGAAGGCTTGATCAACCAAGAACAATGAATAATCAAGTGTTTTGAGTCGTTCTTGATGAATGATAAGCTACCAAATTaagctctaaacaaaagaaacaaaaacagatTAAAAGAAACCCAATAGCAAAGAAAAGGAGGGACAACCAAAAATGAGTCCAATAATGAGTAAAATAAGGTTTGTTGGAAGAGAAAAAATTGTTTTTGGACTCTAAAGAAGCCTCCAATCAAATCttaaacaaaataacaaaaaaaatttagTAGAATGAAGAATTAAGCCAAAAGCAAACTGTTTTATAACAAAAGAATTCAAACAACAAGAAAAGTAAAGAACTCTTATTTTGGGATGTTTCTTGATCAAAGAAGATAAGAGAAATACCATCTTGATTGAAATAAGACCTGGAATTAAATAAATTCAAAGGTTAGATtcaaaatagaaaaaagaaaaaaaaaagagataaaaAGATGAAAATAGTGTGTAGAAAGTCTTAAGGAGCCTTGGAAATAAGATGAATCCACAACCCCCTTTAAATGGCTTTAATTTTTCCTCTAAGAAAGATTCATTGCAAGATTTGAAGATGATtcccacaatctaaaaagattgttaaaactcttctaaaagaaaactTAAGAGAAAATCTTCAAAAGAAAACTCAACGAGaattttattaactcaaaagtgAATACTGAATGAATGAATAAGGGGGACACCCTATTTATATCCTCCCAACACCTAATTAATCTATTAAATTTAAGGAATGTGATAAGTATGTCAACTAAGCATGACAAACTAACTAACATGAAAAAATGTTTAAGTGTGAAAATATGATAAGGAATTTGTCCAATGGCTCTTTGGAATGGATTTTTACATGTTAACccacttattaaataaaataagatagaaATTAAAATGTTTACAAATTGAACTACTTTGACAATTTGGCCTGATATTCAACTCAGTCATTCTCTGAACTTCATGATGGGCTTGTGGACATCCCAATGGGCTAATTTTCAACAACTTGGACTTATGATTCTTATTTCTCCCGTAATTGGCTTTTTTAAGCTCGTACATGTAATCCATCATGCATCGGCTTTAAGATTCGGTTTCTTGGATTACGAATTCCAAGATTTGAAATGTTGGTTTTCTTGATTCTTGAAATCTCCCAAAACCGCATAATTGGACCAAGATTTGGTTTTTTGATTTTTATTGTTCCCTCATATGTGTGTCTAAGACCTTTTTAATAAAGTCTTGTATGATACCGTTCAatcttaatttgatttatttggcCTTTGACTCGTTATTAGGCCTTGAGGTAGTGTAAACCCAACATGTCCATAGGCCTAAATTTGAGCCTTGATCCTCACATCATGAAATTTATTCATATTCACTTCCATTTGTAATATTCACTTATTCATACTTTAATGTCACTTCACTAGtttaattacttattatttaatataCTTATCACACATTAAATATTCACTCAAGATCACTTGTTTTCCAATTACACTACACATTTGAGTattattcaatttaacccctGTTTCTATTTCTTTATGTACACTTCAAGTTTATTTTCCACTATCACTTTTCATGTCTCATAATATTTGATTTTCTCTCTTTAATTCTTATAATTTCTAAATATTACTTTTCATTAATACTTTAATACTAACATTGTTTTCAACTAAATTTTTATTCACTACacttaatttatacatatttcaaaTTAATCCTTTGGAAAATAAATAAAGCTCATATGAGTACTTACCTTTCTTTTGCTAGATTTCACTTTCTCTTCTCATTCTTTCACACTTTTGTCACGTCTTTTCCTTTGTCTATAATATTTCCatcactttcttttctttctcacttgtCTTTTTAATCTTTTCACTTTCTTCTCAACTTTATCCACTTCCAACTCCAATTTCTTACTTCCAATATGACAATCAAACTCTCTAGGATCTCTAATTCACTTTTTCTTTTTGGTGGCTatggaaattttaactaattttgGGTGAAAACAATAAACCTtacaaaaaaaggactaaattgtagaaaaaaaagtttttttcttCTCCATTTCTCATACAAGTTGGAAGCAAATGGAAAGTATGAAAaactttcttcatctttcttccttTTATATTcactttaaattataaaatattaataaaatattattaacataataattaaataatataaaatcgcACCAACATCATCATTTTGATCTAAGGGCCCATATTTCCTACTTCATAATTAATTAAGCAAATCCAATGGCTAAAATTTCATCTACACTTTTAAGGGAATTTTAGTAAGTTTTCCAAAATGATCTTTCttacaaaatgactattttgccccaagtaaaattttatattttcatttggcTCATTTTCGCCTTTAAGGTATTTTCACTTTTGGTCCATCtttttctatttatattttaaccctaaaaattttaaatatttatactttAACCCCAACATTTTTCACTCTttgtgatttaatccttttttttaaattaatatatcacgTCATCTTTCTTGATTTAACTTCTTTTGACACGCATCAACCTTCTCTTTTATTGATTATATACCTCATCTCACTATACAAAGAAATTCATTATGCAGGATCTCAAATTAGTGTCACTTTTATAACATAGTGATTTTAATGTCATTACACCATTAATGAATCATTGTAGGATAGAAATGGTCGAGGAACTATTTGAGGACTTGGATTTTGGTCATGCTTGACCTTTTTGCTACTACGCTGTAGTTCGTCTTCCTCTTCACTCAAGAGAATTGAAGTTGCCATAACCTAGAGGCGAAACTAGAAATTATTTTAGAGGAGCCGGAATATAACTATGCATTTTTTTAGAGCTAAATGCAATTTCATCATTGTATtaacttatatttttataatttttaataaattaaattaaaaatttatcacTTTTTAGACCAAAATTGAATTTGATCATATACTCTTTTtaagaattttataaaaaataaatatgcaAATGTAATATTTTTCCAATTAAGGGAGCCTTGGCCGCTCCGAACCCCCTTTGATGCTGCCCCTGCCATTTATTTGGTAAAATGGTTATCTTAACCTATGACCGCTTTACGACTAAGCCAAAGCCTTCTAATTCTTTtgttcttttcccttttttttatataataaataaataaatttcccCTAGAAAAGAGCCATTAAAAGAACAGCacgaattaaataataataagaaaaaaagaaagaaagaaaacttactaTTCCTAGTATTAAAcaaattgtttttttatttttgaaaaaaaaaaaagtgaagctTCCCAACAGCCTCGTATGAAAATGAGAGCCGGGCCAACGGGGTCTTCTTGTTTTCGTTAATTGAATGCAACCGAAAAAGAGAAAAGCctacctctctctctctctttctcttcaccaaaataaaaagagTGATTGGATTTCAGGTTTCCTTGCAATTCTTCTCCTTTCCGAATCCCATGTTTTGATCTGATTTAACTCCCAATACTCGGCCAAACGAATATCGCAAAGCTGAAACATACCCATTTTTCTTCCTATTATTTTTTCTAATAATACTATCCCTTTTGGGAAATATCCTCCGCCTAGCCAATataaacttgttttttttttcttctcttatcAAAGGTATGAATTTGGTGTTTAACCAATCTGTTTCGTTCTTTTCGAGCCTTTTTTCGCCTATATTTATTTTTTAGCCATGTTATTGCATCtggtgttcttttttttttttttttgaagtttatTCTCTCTATCTCTCGTTTTTGAGACCTGGGTTGTTTGAAATTTGACGTAAAACCCaactgaaattttattattttagcttGTATCTGATTTCTGGTTGTTTTTTCCTGTCTGTTCATACTTTTATGTTTTGGATTGTAATGCTAGATTGGAATCTGGGTTTTGGTTTCAGAAATCTAATTAGTTGTTATACCTCTAAAAAATGGTTCCCTTTTACCTTCGATTATGGTTTCTTGTTTGACATGTAATTTGTATTGATTCAATGCCATCCATGATTCCTTCTTTTATTGTTTGATAGATCCCAAAAATATGAGTTCCTTTTATTTGATCTCTTATCTCTCCATGTGTATTGATCAGGGGGAATCTTGTTTTGGAGGCATTGGTTCCCCATGGTGAGCCTATCATCTttttatatatagatatattCGGGTGAAAATtggttttcatttttattttctcaGGAAAAGAAAGGGATACTAGCAGGCTATTGAGTTTTATGGTTTAGCAAAGGTGGAAAAAGTGGCTTAATTGTGATTTGATTTATTTTGGTTATTGGTCATCAGGGAGAAGCCCCAGCATTCTTTGTTGATAATCTACAAAATGGATTTTCAACCGGATTTGGCTTAAAATCCAAAGGCTTTGAGACCTTCACCGACGTTGGTGACAAAACAGTATGATACTTTAATGCCTAATTTGGTGTTCTTTTGTCATAAAGTGCTTCTCTTTGTTGTCTATTACGTGAGTTGTTCAATCACCTTTATCTGATTGAAGATTTGTGTGGATTTTCTATTGGCAGTTTGTAATTGGTGGGGCAAACTGTGATTCCGCATCATCTGTTGGAATTCAGATTTATGACAAATCTACTGGGAAATGGTCAGTTTGTGGCTAACACAATTTCTTCCTCTTTGGTTTCAGTTTAGAGTTACAAATTAATTGTTTATGGTAACATTTTCAGGGTGATTCCTACAGTCCTGGGAACAAAACCGAAGACATGTAAGGGCCATTCTGCCATTCTTTTAAATGAAGATCGTATAATGATTAGCATTCGGGGTTCCACCCCGGATGATTGCATTTGGTTTCTTGaggttggtatttttgaaaacttaAGATCCTTTGATGATATTTTCTGTACGTTATAAATTTCTCTGCTTGTGGTTGCATAAAAACTATCTGAACATTTTGATGgtaataattgttttattttttctatATCGGTAGGTGGACACTGAATATGTTAAGGAACAAAAGAAAGATTTTGGGACTGAAGTTGTTGCCTGGAGTAAAGGTGTGACTGGCGAGGCAGAAAAGCCGGTTGTTATTAGCGGTCCATCTGGTGTTGGTAAGGGGACATTAATAAACATGCTTATGAAGGAATTCCCGTCCATGTTTGGGTTTTCTGTCAGCCATACAACTCGTGCACCAAGGGGCATGGAGAAGAATGGAGTTCATTACCATTTTACCGAGCGAAATGTAATGGAGAATGatataaaacatgggaaattCCTCGAGTTTGCTTCTGTTCATGGGAATTTATATGGAACCAGTATTGAAGCAATCGAGGCAGTAGCAGACTCTGGAAAGGTAAAACAGTCTTGCTTTTTACAATTCTATTGATACTGGATGGTGCCTAGTATTGATTTTGGATTTGAAGttatatatgtttattgatgGAACTTTGTTGTAGGTGTAGCATTCTTTACATCAAAATTATCCATCTGCATTTTGAGgtgctttttattttttattttatagagGTGCATTCTTGACATTGATGTTCAAGGAGCAAGGTCCGTGAGGGCAAATTATCTTGATGCCGTTTTTATTTTTATCTGTCCGCCATCGATGAGGGAGCTTGAAGAACGGCTCCGTGCAAGGTGAAGCTGAATTGTCCATTTGATATTTATAATTACACTATTTTCCCATAGTATTCTAATAATTAGAATGTTGAAAATAGGGGGACTGAGACAGAGGAGCAAATCCTAAAGCGCCTCCGGAATGCTGAGGCAGAAATTGAGCAAGGGAAATCCTCGGGCATCTttgattatatattatataatgatAATCTTGAGGAGTGTTATGAGAATCTTATGGTGATTTCTCTTTTCCCTTGAACAATATCATATGCATGTTAAGTTCTTTTGAGAGAATCCATTGCTTTCTGTATCCTGATCCGATGAATTTAATTTGTTATAGGAACTCCTAGGGCTAGGTGGAAGTGCACCAATTAATCAGAAACCATGTAAGAAGGTTACCATTTCCTCTATTTCCTTTTTAGTGTAAATGGGAAGGAATTAATTTAAAATGTCATCCAGCATCGAAAGTGATTGATCCGCCTTCGAACCATTCAGTGTCAAAAATCAACAATAAGATGGTCATTAATTGTGAGACGAAAGAAGTGGGAAACGAGGCGAAGAACTTGTAAGTTTTATGGTTCTTTTTCCTTTCATTCATTCGTTTTCTAAATACCAGGTAATGATTTTGCTGGGTTGTGTTTGATTAAGAAGTAGTGGTTTTATGCAGGATCATACTGGATGTGTTGTCGCTTAAAGGTGGGGCGCCTGGGCGGACAAGAGGACTAAATATCCACGCCATTGATTTATTTTCAGATGGCTTAAACGGGATCCATGAACTGAGCTAACGATTACAACCCACGCAATGGGTACTGACATGGTTTTAAgcttttctatttaattttaaaaaggtgAGGTATGATAAAGCTGTATTTTGTGTTGTAAGAttggattttcttttttcaaTCAATTCTTTGCTTGCTTAAGAACCAACATGTAGTATTACTGTTCCCGCATGAGCAATTAGAGAATTCATCATTTGCTTGATCTACTATTAAGGGTACTCAACTATGGTCTCTTTTCTTGAAAAAGGAAAGTAGGGGGTGACGGTTGACCTAACAAGGTTCCGCATACCATAACCAAACTGTTAGTTTTAGATTCAAAGTGAAATAGGTTTGAATcgaaaaatgaataaatttatgtaattaattgaactgaaataaattaataatgatGATTATAAAAATCTGATATATTAATCCACGCATAAGACTTGAataagtcataatattatgagcttcggttattatttatttattgaaatttaattataaaatataaaaacaaattacttaataattttgaacgacataaatattttaaattttttagaaaaatatggTAGTTTTGagattattttgaaaaatatactAGTTTTCCTCTAAAAGAAGATCCAAAAGATAAAAACTCACCatatttttcaaataatttactataatttttaaatgacattTAAATAAGAAAAAGTAAAAACGAATAGCGCCGCACAGACTGAACAGCTCGAGCTCTAGAAAATAGGAATAGTCAATGGGGTTTGTAATCTTTTGTTTCGAGGGAAAAACACATGTTAAAATGTCATtttatacatttaaaatttaatatttatattttaaaatttattaatatgacattttaaaataaaaacacatatccagtaattatgtaattaaatgacgttataattaaattaaatttaacaaaataaagttatagtattaacattttaatttgaatttcaaaatattaaaaataaaagtaaattatgTAAGAAAAGTGTGGTCTGTCAATGCCATCTGCTGTGGGGTCAGTATAGGAGGGCTGGCCCATGAAATAAAAAGCATGGTGTGGTGATATTGTGTTGGGCAGGCAAGACAGCTGTGTATGCAAGGAAGATCCACATGTGTTGGAAAGCGTGTTTGAAGATTTAGGTTTTAATGGGTCTTACGGTGAAATACAAGCCTCGCGTCGCATGTGACCCTTCATTTCATTTACATTAGTCATACAAAACACTTTTGGTTGCTT contains the following coding sequences:
- the LOC108462391 gene encoding guanylate kinase 2-like isoform X3; the encoded protein is MGEAPAFFVDNLQNGFSTGFGLKSKGFETFTDVGDKTFVIGGANCDSASSVGIQIYDKSTGKWVIPTVLGTKPKTCKGHSAILLNEDRIMISIRGSTPDDCIWFLEVDTEYVKEQKKDFGTEVVAWSKGVTGEAEKPVVISGPSGVGKGTLINMLMKEFPSMFGFSVSHTTRAPRGMEKNGVHYHFTERNVMENDIKHGKFLEFASVHGNLYGTSIEAIEAVADSGKRCILDIDVQGARSVRANYLDAVFIFICPPSMRELEERLRARGTETEEQILKRLRNAEAEIEQGKSSGIFDYILYNDNLEECYENLMELLGLGGSAPINQKPSSKVIDPPSNHSVSKINNKMVINCETKEVGNEAKNFGFMQDHTGCVVA
- the LOC108462391 gene encoding guanylate kinase 2-like isoform X2; protein product: MGEAPAFFVDNLQNGFSTGFGLKSKGFETFTDVGDKTFVIGGANCDSASSVGIQIYDKSTGKWVIPTVLGTKPKTCKGHSAILLNEDRIMISIRGSTPDDCIWFLEVDTEYVKEQKKDFGTEVVAWSKGVTGEAEKPVVISGPSGVGKGTLINMLMKEFPSMFGFSVSHTTRAPRGMEKNGVHYHFTERNVMENDIKHGKFLEFASVHGNLYGTSIEAIEAVADSGKRCILDIDVQGARSVRANYLDAVFIFICPPSMRELEERLRARGTETEEQILKRLRNAEAEIEQGKSSGIFDYILYNDNLEECYENLMELLGLGGSAPINQKPLSKINNKMVINCETKEVGNEAKNLIILDVLSLKGGAPGRTRGLNIHAIDLFSDGLNGIHELS
- the LOC108462391 gene encoding guanylate kinase 2-like isoform X1 is translated as MGEAPAFFVDNLQNGFSTGFGLKSKGFETFTDVGDKTFVIGGANCDSASSVGIQIYDKSTGKWVIPTVLGTKPKTCKGHSAILLNEDRIMISIRGSTPDDCIWFLEVDTEYVKEQKKDFGTEVVAWSKGVTGEAEKPVVISGPSGVGKGTLINMLMKEFPSMFGFSVSHTTRAPRGMEKNGVHYHFTERNVMENDIKHGKFLEFASVHGNLYGTSIEAIEAVADSGKRCILDIDVQGARSVRANYLDAVFIFICPPSMRELEERLRARGTETEEQILKRLRNAEAEIEQGKSSGIFDYILYNDNLEECYENLMELLGLGGSAPINQKPSSKVIDPPSNHSVSKINNKMVINCETKEVGNEAKNLIILDVLSLKGGAPGRTRGLNIHAIDLFSDGLNGIHELS